Proteins from a genomic interval of Spirochaetota bacterium:
- a CDS encoding FAD-dependent oxidoreductase yields the protein MELSYLSAGKAVSEKAAASFEASYDVIVAGLGSAGVYAAIAAARAGLRVLGIERLSSVYGQGSSGGMMGYCAGSRGGIYEEIDAEIERRATDKIYKTELFRIVVEEFLSAAGVAVIFDATVIGVYREGKHVRGVRYVKDGAVRSAGSQVLIDATAEAEVAAIAGCETTIGRDSDGEPQPYSSVRVFSERKPDSVHFTLANFDAGYVFPSDPVDLSYGAIHAGALHLAEKFTEEKKLIAVAAMLGVREGRFIVGEETLRFHDLIRGNVTDKPLFHALSFHDNHTKDWALESDDSKDWVTVCGLWGENFHVPIPAGAFIPKGVDGILATGRCMAFDHDMAQSVRMRRDMHKLGEVSGSLAALSVKLRVPLKKVPHAELLSMLTKTGCANMLDADTPMIKLPQGEEAIRSALASGAPGLAIWAAYRAGSAMKKMLVSNLAGSDKMLRRSSAFALALLGDKASLPVLRETVSSYDETLYTSRNPQKCAYAAVYLLGRMNDAESIPLIFDVMETHPAAQDVSYGVTALLRIGRDVSACRKDVAARLSVFLSERITALPLPMQVSSSSGTAQVEDLATVIRLIAAKEISAWELPHTLVDAAKKSARTFRERRLLSQIIA from the coding sequence ATGGAACTTTCATATCTCTCAGCCGGGAAAGCGGTGAGCGAAAAAGCAGCGGCGTCATTCGAAGCATCCTACGATGTCATCGTCGCCGGTCTCGGCAGCGCCGGTGTGTATGCGGCGATAGCGGCCGCACGTGCGGGACTCCGTGTGCTCGGCATCGAGCGTCTTTCGTCGGTGTACGGACAGGGATCGTCCGGCGGCATGATGGGCTACTGCGCAGGAAGCCGCGGCGGTATTTATGAAGAGATCGATGCGGAGATAGAGCGCCGTGCAACGGATAAGATATATAAGACGGAACTCTTCAGGATAGTCGTCGAGGAATTCCTGTCCGCTGCGGGTGTTGCCGTGATCTTCGATGCGACCGTCATCGGCGTATACCGCGAGGGCAAACACGTGCGCGGCGTTCGGTATGTGAAGGACGGAGCCGTGCGGTCGGCGGGCTCTCAGGTGCTCATCGATGCTACCGCTGAAGCGGAAGTGGCGGCCATTGCAGGATGCGAGACCACTATCGGCCGAGATTCGGACGGCGAGCCGCAGCCGTATTCGAGCGTCCGCGTGTTCTCCGAACGCAAACCCGATTCGGTCCATTTTACGCTCGCGAATTTCGACGCGGGGTATGTGTTCCCGTCGGACCCCGTGGATCTATCATACGGTGCCATACATGCCGGAGCGCTCCATCTGGCGGAGAAATTCACCGAAGAGAAGAAGCTCATCGCGGTGGCGGCTATGCTCGGTGTACGCGAAGGGCGTTTCATCGTCGGCGAAGAGACGCTGCGATTCCATGATCTCATCCGCGGCAACGTTACCGACAAGCCGCTCTTTCATGCGCTTTCGTTCCACGATAATCATACGAAGGACTGGGCGCTTGAGAGCGATGATTCGAAGGATTGGGTGACCGTCTGCGGGCTCTGGGGCGAGAATTTTCATGTGCCGATACCCGCCGGGGCGTTCATCCCGAAGGGGGTTGACGGCATACTCGCGACCGGACGCTGCATGGCCTTCGATCATGATATGGCGCAGTCTGTCCGTATGCGCCGCGATATGCACAAGCTCGGCGAGGTGTCAGGCTCGCTCGCCGCTCTTTCGGTAAAGCTTCGTGTGCCGCTCAAAAAAGTTCCGCATGCTGAACTATTATCCATGCTCACAAAGACCGGCTGCGCGAACATGCTCGATGCGGATACGCCGATGATAAAGCTTCCGCAGGGAGAAGAGGCGATACGGAGCGCGCTTGCTTCAGGCGCGCCAGGGCTTGCGATATGGGCGGCGTATCGTGCCGGCAGTGCGATGAAGAAGATGCTTGTATCGAACCTTGCCGGAAGCGACAAAATGCTCCGGAGAAGCAGTGCGTTCGCGCTCGCGCTTCTCGGCGACAAGGCATCGCTCCCCGTGCTTCGCGAGACCGTATCGTCCTACGACGAAACGCTTTATACATCGCGCAACCCGCAGAAATGCGCGTACGCGGCGGTCTATCTCCTCGGCAGGATGAACGATGCGGAGAGCATACCGCTCATCTTCGATGTGATGGAGACACACCCCGCCGCGCAGGATGTTTCCTACGGTGTGACAGCGCTCCTTCGCATCGGCAGGGATGTGTCCGCATGCCGGAAGGATGTTGCGGCGCGGTTGTCGGTATTCCTCTCGGAGCGCATCACCGCGCTTCCGCTTCCCATGCAGGTCTCCTCAAGTTCCGGTACGGCGCAGGTCGAGGACCTTGCGACCGTCATTCGGCTTATCGCGGCGAAAGAGATATCCGCATGGGAACTGCCGCATACGCTCGTTGACGCGGCGAAAAAAAGCGCACGAACGTTCCGGGAAAGAAGATTGCTTTCACAGATCATTGCATAA
- a CDS encoding radical SAM protein has protein sequence MTVTPIQAKTLLRVQKKIDSWFLSRAGMNFYRGCAHDCVYCDGRAEKYNVSGEFASDIGVKTNAIELLERELAKMAARGIEDGFFVIGGGVGDAYQPLEEEYQLARKALQIFCKRSLPVHVLTKSTLILRDIDILTDINAKKRAVVSASFSSGNDGISAHFEPGVPPPSKRLAMLEEVKKRGLSVGIYLMPLLPAITDSQEMIEDVFSRAKDIGVDFIMAGGLTLKDGRQREYFDKTIHDMYPHTEEEYRSLYHGDASYRGNAYGQAYGGYYASLNTRILTAAQKYRMPIRMPRSVWPPLSINSRVILMLEHIDFYLQCAGKRPSYVYAAHAVGALKESLRELTDVSAVNNVSEDAARVIREILDTGTSALYERLSGLGGVT, from the coding sequence ATGACCGTCACCCCCATTCAGGCAAAAACCCTCCTTCGCGTCCAGAAAAAGATAGACTCCTGGTTCCTCTCCCGCGCGGGGATGAATTTCTACCGCGGCTGCGCCCATGACTGTGTGTACTGCGACGGGCGCGCGGAGAAATACAATGTCAGCGGTGAATTTGCATCCGATATCGGGGTGAAGACGAATGCGATAGAACTTCTTGAACGTGAACTCGCAAAGATGGCTGCGCGAGGTATTGAGGACGGCTTTTTTGTCATCGGCGGCGGGGTAGGGGATGCGTATCAGCCATTGGAAGAGGAATATCAGCTTGCGCGCAAAGCACTGCAGATCTTCTGTAAGCGTTCTCTTCCCGTGCATGTCCTCACCAAGTCGACGCTGATATTGCGCGATATCGATATACTAACGGATATCAATGCGAAGAAGCGCGCCGTGGTGAGCGCAAGCTTCTCATCGGGCAATGACGGCATCAGCGCTCATTTTGAACCCGGCGTACCGCCCCCGTCGAAGCGACTTGCCATGTTGGAAGAAGTGAAGAAGCGGGGACTTTCCGTCGGGATATATCTCATGCCGCTGCTTCCCGCCATTACCGACTCGCAGGAGATGATAGAGGATGTATTCTCTCGCGCAAAGGACATCGGCGTTGATTTCATTATGGCGGGCGGTTTGACATTGAAGGACGGGCGTCAGCGGGAATACTTCGACAAGACGATACACGATATGTATCCGCATACTGAAGAGGAGTATCGGTCGCTCTATCACGGCGATGCCAGCTATCGCGGCAATGCATACGGGCAGGCGTACGGCGGTTACTATGCATCGCTTAACACGCGTATCCTAACAGCCGCACAGAAATACCGTATGCCGATACGGATGCCGCGATCGGTGTGGCCGCCGTTATCGATCAACAGCCGCGTCATACTCATGCTCGAACATATCGATTTTTATCTTCAGTGCGCGGGGAAGCGGCCTTCCTATGTATATGCGGCGCATGCCGTCGGCGCGCTCAAGGAATCGCTCCGCGAATTGACCGATGTGTCCGCCGTCAACAATGTAAGTGAGGATGCCGCGCGTGTGATACGGGAGATACTCGATACCGGGACATCGGCATTATACGAACGCCTCTCCGGTCTCGGGGGGGTGACATGA
- a CDS encoding FAD-dependent oxidoreductase: MKTIFSAPKELSIVREVDVLVVGGGYAGFGAALAASKTGAKTLLIEQMSGLGGLVTLGYVALTFSYIEGVGIDLFEELKKHNAVKGRFVDPEKTKVIFEQMLIKNNVEILYNTSAIDALTEGNTITGVVIHNKGGQQAILAKRVIDCSGDGDVAAYAGAPFEVGCGALSNYNQATSLVMRIGNVDMEEYRKVPSMHTYWRERIEESVAKKEFPYMIDKRVNWVVVLPGRDDKHQELMICYAHSRNCRNLDGFDLSRQLIEQREQAQWVMEFCKKRIPGFANAWLIDTAPMLGVRDGRRIIGEYKLTGEDVVNAKKFDDAIMRAMHSFDAHHPTEPGHIKHVVVKNPDGTEEKRYVTPGTWREIPYRALVPLKIENLLVAGRNFSSDFMGQSANRLVLECLNMGQAAGAAAALSVKENVSPRELDVKKLRARLEEMGVNLSRDPRYGVQRVETSQKVSADDILAPEQNPSGQADIVIKDNARGKYKIVSAEAELAEIGYTNTGGDVGTNLE; encoded by the coding sequence ATGAAAACGATATTCTCAGCACCGAAGGAATTGTCCATCGTACGCGAGGTCGACGTGCTCGTCGTCGGCGGCGGATACGCCGGTTTCGGCGCAGCGCTTGCCGCATCGAAGACGGGGGCGAAGACGCTCCTTATCGAGCAGATGTCCGGCCTCGGCGGACTCGTCACGCTCGGGTATGTCGCCCTTACGTTCAGCTACATCGAAGGGGTGGGCATCGACCTCTTCGAGGAATTGAAGAAGCACAATGCCGTCAAAGGCCGCTTCGTCGATCCGGAAAAGACCAAGGTCATTTTCGAGCAGATGCTCATCAAGAACAATGTCGAGATACTCTACAATACCTCGGCTATCGATGCGCTCACCGAAGGGAATACGATAACCGGCGTTGTCATCCATAACAAGGGCGGCCAGCAGGCGATACTCGCCAAGCGTGTCATCGACTGCTCCGGCGACGGTGACGTGGCCGCATATGCGGGCGCACCGTTCGAAGTAGGATGCGGCGCTCTCTCCAATTACAATCAGGCGACATCGCTCGTCATGCGCATCGGGAACGTTGATATGGAAGAATACCGCAAGGTCCCGAGCATGCACACCTACTGGCGCGAACGCATCGAGGAATCGGTGGCGAAGAAGGAATTCCCGTACATGATAGACAAGCGCGTGAACTGGGTCGTCGTGCTCCCGGGGCGTGATGACAAACATCAGGAACTCATGATATGCTACGCACACAGCCGTAACTGCCGCAATCTCGACGGCTTCGATCTCTCCCGGCAGCTCATCGAGCAGCGCGAACAGGCGCAATGGGTGATGGAGTTCTGCAAGAAACGCATACCGGGCTTCGCCAATGCATGGCTCATCGATACGGCGCCCATGCTCGGCGTACGCGACGGACGGCGCATCATCGGGGAATACAAGCTCACCGGCGAGGATGTCGTCAATGCGAAAAAGTTCGACGATGCGATAATGCGTGCCATGCATTCATTCGATGCGCATCATCCCACCGAGCCGGGCCACATCAAGCATGTCGTCGTGAAGAACCCCGACGGAACGGAAGAGAAGCGCTACGTTACACCGGGCACCTGGCGTGAAATACCATATCGTGCGCTCGTGCCGCTTAAGATAGAGAATCTTCTTGTCGCAGGACGCAACTTCTCATCGGACTTCATGGGACAGTCGGCGAACCGCCTCGTGCTTGAATGCCTCAACATGGGGCAGGCGGCCGGCGCTGCTGCTGCGCTTTCGGTAAAGGAGAACGTATCGCCGAGGGAACTCGATGTAAAAAAGCTCCGCGCACGGCTTGAGGAAATGGGCGTCAATCTCTCGCGCGATCCGCGCTACGGCGTACAGCGTGTCGAGACCAGCCAGAAAGTATCGGCGGACGATATCCTTGCCCCGGAACAGAACCCGAGCGGACAGGCCGATATCGTCATAAAAGATAATGCCCGCGGGAAGTACAAGATCGTCTCTGCGGAAGCGGAACTCGCCGAGATAGGCTACACGAATACCGGCGGTGATGTGGGTACGAACCTCGAGTAG